In Kryptolebias marmoratus isolate JLee-2015 linkage group LG22, ASM164957v2, whole genome shotgun sequence, a single window of DNA contains:
- the dlk2 gene encoding protein delta homolog 2 isoform X2, which translates to MPGCVHGSCLQPWQCTCEPGWGGRFCDKDLSVCSQGQPCQNNATCVMEDSGDFTCLCPEGFHGPTCQKRTGPCYWRRSPCKNGGLCEDTDGFAAELTCLCLAGFTGQRCETNIDDCLMMPCATGATCVDGINRFSCLCPTGITGRFCTVSLDDCSSQPCLNGGRCLDRARGFHCICQRGFTGTTCETPQNRSNTISNTSSNASSNASQHGWVALGWNGGLHDDRPLKVTISELSTASLSNLQLIIVLVLVGVTLGVVVLTTALVMQGRCRDCGHAPCWSSLSQGSERSSRQVQHDEPECQINFLNAAEPQKKKLNVEVIQT; encoded by the exons ATGCCCGGATGTGTTCATGGTTCTTGCCTGCAGCCATGGCAGTGCACTTGTGAACCAGGTTGGGGAGGACGGTTCTGTGACAAAG acctAAGTGTGTGCTCACAGGGGCAGCCATGCCAGAACAATGCCACCTGTGTGATGGAGGACAGCGGTGACTTCACCTGTCTGTGTCCTGAAGGATTCCATGGCCCCACCTGCCAAAAGAGGACCGGGCCATGTTACTGGAGGAG ATCTCCATGTAAAAATGGTGGTCTGTGTGAAGACACTGATGGTTTTGCAGCTGAGCTGACATGTCTCTGTCTCGCCGGTTTCACGGGGCAGCGCTGTGAGACCAACATAGACGACTGTCTGATGATGCCGTGTGCCACAGGCGCCACCTGTGTGGACGGCATCAACCGCTTTTCATGCCTCTGCCCAACTGGCATCACCGGTCGTTTCTGCACAGTCAGCCTGGATGATTGCTCCAGCCAGCCCTGCCTGAACGGCGGCCGCTGCCTGGACCGGGCCAGAGGTTTCCATTGCATCTGCCAACGAGGCTTCACTGGAACCACCTGTGAGACACCACAAAACCGTAGCAACACCATCAGCAACACCAGCAGCAATGCCAGCAGCAACGCCAGTCAGCATGGTTGGGTGGCGCTAGGCTGGAACGGTGGACTCCATGATGACAGGCCGCTGAAGGTTACTATTAGTGAGCTCAGCACAGCCAGCCTGTCAAACCTGCAGCTCATTATTGTTCTGGTCCTGGTGGGTGTGACTCTGGGTGTGGTGGTGCTGACCACCGCCCTTGTCATGCAAGGTCGCTGCAGGGACTGTGGCcacgccccctgctggtcatcATTATCACAGGGAAGTGAAAGAAGCAGCCGGCAAGTGCAGCATGATGAACCAGAGTGTCAGATTAACTTCCTGAATGCAGCAGaaccacagaagaaaaaactcAATGTGGAAGTGATTCAGACTTAG